The following are encoded together in the Budorcas taxicolor isolate Tak-1 chromosome 4, Takin1.1, whole genome shotgun sequence genome:
- the LOC128047065 gene encoding taste receptor type 2 member 1-like yields the protein MISLSVIPHVIIMSAEFITGVTVNGFLIIINCNELVKSRKLTPMQLLFVCIGMSRFGVQTVLMVQGFFSVFFPRFYSTKIYGTPMLLFWMFFSSVSLWFATCLSLFYCLKVTGFTQCCFLWLKVRISKLMPWMLLGSLLTSMNIAALCVKVDYPKIVDIDILGNATAKRIKLNTKQINEVLLVNLALLFPLTIFIICTVILFISLYKHTHRMQNGPPGFRNTRTETHINALRTVITFFCFFISYFCAFMVNMTFNIPYGSHCFFVVKDIMAAYPSGHSVIMIWSNSKFQQPIRRLLCLRRSQ from the coding sequence ATGATCTCTTTGTCAGTTATTCCACATGTTATCATCATGTCTGCAGAATTTATTACAGGGGTTACAGTAAATGGATTTCTTATAATCATCAACTGTAATGAATTGGTCAAAAGCAGAAAGCTAACACCCATGCAACTCCTGTTCGTATGTATAGGGATGTCTAGATTTGGCGTACAGACTGTGTTAATGGTACAAGGTTTTTTCTCAGTGTTCTTTCCACGCTTTTATAGCACAAAAATCTATGGCACACCAATGCTGCTTTTTTGGATGTTTTTCAGCTCTGTCAGTCTCTGGTTTGCCACCTGTCTCTCTTTATTTTACTGCCTCAAGGTAACAGGCTTCACCCAGTGCTGTTTTCTTTGGCTGAAAGTCAGGATCTCAAAGTTAATGCCTTGGATgctcctgggaagcctgctgaCCTCTATGAACATTGCAGCTCTGTGTGTCAAGGTGGATTACCCTAAAATTGTGGATATTGATATCCTCGGGAATGCCACAGCTAAGAGGATTAAACTCAACACAAAGCAAATTAATGAAGTTCTTCTCGTCAACTTGGCATTACTATTTCCTCTGACCATATTTATAATATGCACTGTTATATTATTCATTTCTCTCTACAAGCACACTCATCGGATGCAAAATGGACCTCCTGGTTTCAGAAACACCAGGACTGAAACCCATATTAATGCATTAAGAACAGTGATAAcattcttttgcttctttatttcttacttttgTGCCTTCATGGTAAATATGACATTCAATATTCCTTATGGAAGTCATTGCTTCTTTGTGGTGAAGGATATTATGGCAGCATATCCCTCTGGTCATTCGGTTATAATGATCTGGAGTAATTCCAAGTTCCAGCAACCAATCAGGAGACTTCTCTGCCTCAGAAGGAGTCAGTGA